Proteins from one Pseudomonas bijieensis genomic window:
- a CDS encoding LysE family translocator: MIDGSAVLTVFLVYLAGVVIPGPNFVAVVHKAVAATRSEALALVAGIVLVNLFWATCAIAGIGVVFAAFPWAALIVKVLGAAYLMWFGFRLLLKAGKSALAPCNNSVVGNFRQSFIQGVVTNIGNPKSMAFYAAIFSAAAPTHVSPSTFLSMLAVVVVVSMTWYGVVAIALSLPEIASAYRKRKKAIDRLCGGLILSLGIRQLVQ, encoded by the coding sequence ATTCCAGGGCCAAATTTCGTTGCAGTAGTCCACAAAGCGGTAGCTGCTACGCGGTCAGAAGCTTTGGCCTTGGTAGCAGGCATCGTATTGGTCAATTTGTTCTGGGCCACCTGTGCAATCGCAGGTATCGGCGTTGTATTTGCTGCGTTCCCTTGGGCGGCGCTGATCGTAAAAGTTCTGGGGGCTGCCTATCTGATGTGGTTTGGATTCCGACTGCTGCTCAAGGCCGGGAAGAGCGCGCTTGCCCCCTGCAATAATTCTGTCGTCGGAAACTTTCGGCAGTCATTCATTCAGGGGGTTGTTACGAACATTGGCAACCCTAAATCCATGGCCTTCTATGCTGCTATTTTCTCAGCAGCAGCCCCCACCCACGTTTCACCAAGCACGTTTTTGTCGATGCTGGCAGTCGTAGTGGTGGTTTCGATGACTTGGTATGGGGTGGTCGCAATCGCTCTTTCGCTACCTGAGATTGCTTCAGCGTATCGAAAGAGGAAAAAAGCTATTGATCGATTATGCGGTGGTTTGATTTTGTCTCTAGGGATCCGGCAGCTGGTTCAATAA